The genomic interval TCGGACATCTACACCATCGCCGCCGACTACAACTTCGGCCAGCTCTCGGCGGACTGGGTGAAGGTCCTGGCGGACGAGAACAACGCGAACGTCATCGGCGAGGAGTTCATCCCCCTGTCGAACTCCCAGTTCGGGTCGACGATCAACCGCATCCAGGAGGCCGACCCGGACTTCGTGATGTCGATGCTGGTCGGCGCGAACCACACCTCCTTCTACGAGCAGAAGGCCTCGGCCGGGCTGGAGGTGCCGATCGGCACCTCGACGGCGATGGCCCAGGGGTACGAACACCGCCGACTGGACCCGCCCGCGATGGCCAACATCTACGCCGGCGTCAACTACATGGAGGAGATCCCGACCCAGCGCAACACCGAGGAGGGCGGCTTCGTCGACCGCTACTACGAGAAGTTCCCCGACGCCCCCTACCTCAACGAGGAGGCCGAGAACAACTACTTCTCGATCTACATGTACAAGCAGGCCGTCGAACAGGCCGGCACGACCGAGCAGGAGGAAGTCAAGGCCGCCTTGGAGTCGGGCATCACGTTCGGCGCGCCCGAAGCACCCGGCGACGAGGAGATCGCCCTCGACGGCGCGACCCACCACGTCGACCACCACATGTGGGTCATGCGGGCCGACGAGGAGCACAACGTCGAGGCCGTCGACGACCGCGTCATCCCCGAGACGTTCCTCTCGGAGACGGTCGGCTGTGATCTCACGCAGGAAGACGAGGAGACCCAGTACACCCCCCAGGACTTCTACGAGGAGGCCGGGTAGGGATGGTCAACGGCCTGAACCTCCTGTTCCAGTTCCTCGATAGCTTCGCCTTTATCGTGCTGGCAGCCGCGGGGTTGGCCATCATCTTCGGGATCATGGGCGTCATCAACCTCGCACACGGCGAGTTCATCATGGTCGGGGCCTACGCGACGACCCTGGCGAACATCCGGTTGGGACTCCCGCTGCCGGCGGCGATGCTCGTCGGCGTCCTCGTCTCGGCGGTGTTCGGGCTGCTCGTCGAGCGGGTCGTCATCTCCGGCTGGCTCCCGAACCTCGTCAGCCAGCGCGCCGTCGGACGCGACGTGATCGAACCGCTGTACGACCGCCTCGCCGACTCGATGGTCGCGACCTGGGGCCTCTCGCTGATCATGGTCCAGGGCGTGCGCCTGACGCTTGGCAACTCGCTGGATCAGATCGGGACGCCGCTGGGCAACATCGCCT from Haloarcula pelagica carries:
- a CDS encoding urea ABC transporter substrate-binding protein; this translates as MSDRLVSRRGFLGSSAVLAGTALAGCSGGSASGDDTIKLGVLEDRSGNFALVGDPKHKASLLAIEEINENGGIDGQQIEVFDPDPQSDNQRYQELTRRMINQNNVDALWAGYSSATREAIRPIIDREDQLYFYTTQYEGGVCDKNVFAVGPTARQQLGSVLPYPVEEYGSDIYTIAADYNFGQLSADWVKVLADENNANVIGEEFIPLSNSQFGSTINRIQEADPDFVMSMLVGANHTSFYEQKASAGLEVPIGTSTAMAQGYEHRRLDPPAMANIYAGVNYMEEIPTQRNTEEGGFVDRYYEKFPDAPYLNEEAENNYFSIYMYKQAVEQAGTTEQEEVKAALESGITFGAPEAPGDEEIALDGATHHVDHHMWVMRADEEHNVEAVDDRVIPETFLSETVGCDLTQEDEETQYTPQDFYEEAG